From Penicillium psychrofluorescens genome assembly, chromosome: 6, one genomic window encodes:
- a CDS encoding uncharacterized protein (ID:PFLUO_009586-T1.cds;~source:funannotate) encodes MTDWTTQPQLHSYNPSDSPDGPAFASPLGTASWGQDGFSHDPGFLASQEELRCMLFTIAHSAAPTRVPSPEGRPDASVQSRERGRALMRPVLSNARRIEYLKNYVGQVAPWLDMFDSQCAFRVQLPALARTFPALLNAILAISARQMERREGIQDSFDSIELYQEAIRLLSPLLQVRDPKVVAACVLLCCLEMMSARAQDWRRHLEGCAALFDAFGMHGFSGGLLQALFWCYARMGKDCPGENQKTTLTIRPRSPGCHEDDASRLFQAARSPDMHANYAVYLCAKACELVSDRTQCIELGSKNGCTGEVFNRRWIQLWDDLQQWVDKRPPELLPVYTAPNKPFPHILFIHWAAISSNQLYHTASILLLNLMPKSVKLQPAPTVSPLWHARRICGISLANSHHGCLNNAIQPLWIAGRLFSHVSEHTIIVDIIRNIEADTGWGACWRIRDLELAWGYQVSR; translated from the exons ATGACCGACTGGACAACCCAGCCACAGTTGCATTCCTACAACCCGTCCGATTCGCCCGATGGCCCAGCGTTCGCCTCTCCCCTCGGCACCGCCAGCTGGGGCCAGGATGGATTCTCGCATGACCCGGGTTTCCTGGCCTCGCAGGAGGAATTAAGATGCATGCTTTTTACCATTGCGCATTCGGCAGCACCTACTCGCGTGCCCAGCCCAGAGGGCCGACCCGATGCTAGTGTGCAGTCTCGGGAGCGGGGGCGCGCCCTGATGCGCCCGGTGCTGTCGAATGCGCGCCGCATCGAGTACTTGAAGAACTACGTTGGACAAGTGGCTCCATGG CTTGATATGTTCGACTCGCAATGTGCTTTCCGCGTCCAGCTTCCTGCTCTCGCCCGCACATTCCCCGCGCTTCTCAATGCGATCCTGGCTATCTCTGCCCGGCAaatggagaggagggaaggcATCCAAGACTCCTTCGATAGCATTGAGCTCTACCAGGAGGCTATTCGCTTGCTAAGCCCATTACTGCAGGTGCGCGATCCCAAGGTCGTCGCGGCTTGCGTGCTGTTATGCTGCCTTGAGATGATGTCGGCTCGCGCTCAGGATTGGCGCCGTCATCTAGAGGGATGCGCTGCGTTGTTTGATGCTTTTGGGATGCACGGTTTCAGTGGCGGCCTGCTTCAGGCTTTGTTCTGGTGCTACGCGCGCATGGGTAAAGATTGCCCTGGTGAAAATCAAAAGACTACGCTGACGATTCGACCTAGAT CACCCGGCTGCCACGAGGATGATGCGTCGCGGCTATTTCAAGCCGCCCGATCCCCCGATATGCACGCCAATTATGCCGTTTATCTCTGTGCAAAGGCCTGTGAGCTAGTCTCTGACCGGACGCAGTGCATCGAACTTGGTTCTAAGAATGGCTGCACGGGTGAAGTGTTCAATCGTCGCTGGATCCAGCTTTGGGACGATTTGCAGCAGTGGGTGGACAAGCGGCCGCCCGAGCTGCTTCCAGTGTACACGGCCCCGAATAAGCCATTTCCACACATCCTTTTTATTCATTGGGCAGCCATTTCCTCAAATCAGCTGTACCATACTGCCAGCATTTTGCTTCTGAACCTCATGCCCAAGTCAGTCAAGTTGCAGCCCGCACCTACTGTGTCGCCGCTCTGGCACGCACGCCGTATCTGTGGAATTTCGCTGGCTAATTCCCACCACGGCTGCTTGAACAATGCCATTCAGCCATTATGGATAGCGGGGCGTCTCTTCAGCCATGTCTCAGAGCATACCATCATTGTCGATATTATCCGAAACATCGAGGCCGATACCGGGTGGGGCGCCTGCTGGCGGATCCGCGACCTAGAGTTGGCCTGGGGATACCAGGTATCTCGTTGA